Proteins encoded by one window of Oreochromis niloticus isolate F11D_XX linkage group LG17, O_niloticus_UMD_NMBU, whole genome shotgun sequence:
- the LOC102077686 gene encoding interferon-induced very large GTPase 1 isoform X2 — protein sequence MEDLEQTAEKKGGKRSCRFWRKRRKSKIFRLCCCCCCCCATDDELDESETTTKPLLNKTGEAQHLELNITSTGSESENAPAPSSTNNREEKVENTCEVRGKSEPRDENEDQSEKREDTATGGGESETWTPSQPLNIEKGEESEKSAAETESYTVNEDIQSKTDDTAAPAENSIIKIQASSEANKKETSDNDMSKNEEEKKSHHGQFETLLSRLHLQDKLQLKFSVEDFFQIRPPIKQHHITSEKDLAQMFLYRLTMLDYRARCILVRPDSLEMAYLNPTVSEITETDDGDLEALLRTSVDAHEKEQTPLHPMDVQMAVYHCSDSFLKQIIIAKLAQCQYALPLLVPDPVSKEIVCPLWTFRQITKSWKVTQIEPDSQIVTMKNIPVYKAQTPLVSFLRLGSLSVSKSQMMNTLLNDRHSTFFHRNCLGSTKSRHLMDGVAEIAWYCPAGKPNDAFNDCIAFCNLHGDALSLEEQREILIEKSSINIFLVETLQKNKESSSFIANLFKSKKSLICITVDDCCDVKTKNGKYIIGLKDKNQADVSEQLKKIIREVLSSPDGSNLKPFFHLETMAELSGTRVDESDPACQRGKSAALQIMNLLTKDNMDVSKIKDEFLAVQGQLWCDWCKIHKQLFHLKGEIEREKSQKQQELMRIRQKQCAASCSKLMELFIGSLSSLPPIDKEYFLKWTQILIDALSTNYLSLILRSYNTTWSEVLVLKNKHDKSDLLSRKQAELEDISKKLQSASFGLEHIFREMGQIYEAHRDIQQESNNTGWSKYPELAAQLMISGYPMELMDGDAGHVPLTWISSLLEEVIKKLGDQRVFVLSVLGLQSSGKSTMLNTMFGLQFAVSAGRCTKGAFMQLLKVSEEMQKDFQTDYVLVVDTEGLCALELEGNATPHHDNELATFVVGLGNLTLINIFGENPSEMQDILQIVVQAFMRMKKVQLSPSCVFVHQNVTDVAAAEKNMDGKRRLQEKLDQMTKLAAEEEVCDAECFSDVIEFDVQKDVKYCAQLWEGSPPMAPPNPGYSESIQELKNVILSKASKSAGITLSQFKTKVQDLWNALLNESFVFSFKNTLEIAVYRKLEVQYGNWTWALRSKMLTTEEQLHNRIENGDLDKVEKTYLLEETSKTFKEIRKAIKTYFESDKDKEMLTQWRGRFEIKISEFYDEQVSRLKTKLDGVILQKKACKQLDDDKTGFENKLLQKSKELAQQLKDKVRDEEELNKQFNSVWSGWITELTADTKTVVDVNLEEDYCTILQELGFEVAFVDESKRRGRYKKISEIGDYSDYLKTSGPKFLGTVVDLYKKYAFSSSFSFKEQQQIRSLIEKAENESLVALKSKPVATRGYTPTYLHELAKHVKDEVEEFVSERKFALKKDFTVDLLLYVFDRAETWLLESHKKFKMRNDPLTYLESKEAQFSTVFRSFCKGNSSAVVLGELICEKLKASTVEALYNRTAIDLANQMKCNFPAFSGNTLDLEKHILKSLAEKEVFDDFITYIKNPRRHTKAFITAAVEKYIFKDHKDEAANLLEKNVLDINSLVSQALFTATQKVQTQGGDADTWLKEFSSVLNDKLTLDPICSQNFSDINDFDFLKGEIEKGFAAIIVQMSTMSLENLKESRLKPDEILTDQLCKRCWVKCPFCSAVCINTIEDHSPDDHSVPFHRPNGIQGWHYKGTVELCITFCTTNVSSEGRFYPHHDSEESIPYKQYRTAGSKYATWRITPDGSRLSYWKWFVCRFQNTLEEHYNLKFQGRGEIPDDWKTISKEEAIKSLDEMFC from the exons ATGGAGGACCTTGAGCAGACAGCAGAAAAGAAAGGAGGGAAAAGAAGCTGTAGattttggagaaaaagaagaaagagtaAAATCTTCCgcttgtgctgctgctgttgctgttgctgtgcTACAGACG aTGAGTTGGATGAAAGTGAAACTACAACAAag CCTTTATTGAATAAAACTGGTGAAGCTCAGCACCTAGAGCTGAACATCACGAGCACAGgaagtgaatctgaaaacgCTCCAGCACCATCTTCCACCAATAACAGAG AAGAAAAAGTGGAGAACACATGTGAAGTCAGAGGAAAG AGTGAGCCACGAGACGAAAATGAGGATCAGTCAGAGAAAAGAGAAGACACCGcaacaggaggaggagaatCTGAAACCTGGACTCCATCACAACCTTTAAACATTGAGAAAG GAGAGGAGTCAGAGAAGAGCGCAGCTGAAACAGAG AGCTACACTGTGAATGAAGACATACAGTCAAAGACTGATGACACTGCAGCACCAGCAGAAAACTCTATAATCAAGATTCAAGCGTCATCTGAAGCCAATAAGAAgg AAACGTCAGATAATGACATGAGTAAAAATGAAGAGGAG AAGAAGTCACACCATGGACAATTTGAGACACTGCTCAGCAGACTTCATCTTCAAGACAAACTCCAACTCAAGTTTTCAGTAGaagatttttttcaaatacGCCCACCTATAAAACAGCACCACATCACATCTGAGAAAGATCTAGCTCAGATGTTTCTCTACAGACTGACGATGTTAGACTACAGGGCCAGATGTATTCTTGTAAGACCAGACAGTCTTGAGATGGCCTATTTAAATCCCACAGTTTCTGAAATCACTGAGACAGATGACGGTGATTTGGAGGCTTTATTGAGAACAAGCGTAGACGCACATGAGAAAGAACAGACTCCTCTGCATCCAATGGATGTTCAGATGGCAGTATATCACTGCTCAGACAGCTTCCTTAAACAGATCATAATTGCAAAGCTCGCTCAGTGTCAGTATGCCTTACCTTTGCTTGTTCCTGACCCAGTATCAAAGGAGATTGTGTGTCCTTTGTGGACATTCAGACAAATAACAAAAAGCTGGAAGGTAACTCAAATCGAGCCTGACTCACAAATTGTCACCATGAAGAATATCCCAGTCTACAAAGCTCAGACACCCTTGGTGTCATTTCTCCGCCTGGGCTCTTTGTCAGTGTCTAAATCTCAGATGATGAACACTTTGCTCAACGATCGTcacagcaccttcttccacagaaACTGCCTAGGAAGCACCAAGTCTCGCCATCTGATGGATGGTGTGGCAGAGATTGCCTGGTACTGTCCTGCTGGAAAACCCAATGATGCCTTCAATGACTGCATTGCCTTTTGTAATCTTCATGGTGACGCGCTGTCACTTGAAGAACAGCGTGAAATATTGATTGAAAAATCCTCCATCAATATTTTTCTTGTTGAAActctgcagaaaaacaaagaaagtagTTCTTTCATAGCAAATCTTTTTAAGTCCAAGAAGTCGCTCATTTGCATCACTGTTGATGATTGCTGTGATGTTAAgacaaaaaatggaaaatacatTATCGGGCTCAAAGATAAAAACCAAGCGGATGTAtctgaacagctgaaaaagatCATTAGAGAAGTTTTATCTTCTCCAGATGGATCCAACTTGAAGCCATTTTTCCATCTTGAAACCATGGCTGAGCTCTCTGGAACCAGAGTGGATGAAAGTGACCCAGCCTGTCAAAGAGGGAAATCTGCTGCTTTGCAAATAATGAATCTGCTCACAAAAGACAACATGGATGTCTCAAAGATCAAAGATGAATTTCTTGCTGTTCAAGGGCAGCTCTGGTGTGACTGGTGCAAAATacacaaacagctgtttcaTCTTAAAGGAGAAATTGAAAGGGAGAAAAGTCAAAAGCAACAAGAACTGATGAGAATCCGTCAGAAACAATGTGCTGCTTCCTGCAGTAAACTGATGGAGCTGTTCATTGGAAGCCTCTCATCATTGCCACCAATAGACAAAGAATATTTCCTAAAATGGACTCAGATCTTAATAGATGCGCTCTCCACAAATTATCTTTCTTTGATTCTCAGAAGTTACAATACAACATGGTCTGAGGTCTTggttttgaaaaacaaacacgaCAAATCAGATTTGTTATCGAGGAAACAAGCTGAGCTCGAAGACATCTCCAAAAAACTGCAGTCTGCTTCTTTTGGCTTGGAGCACATCTTCAGGGAAATGGGACAGATCTATGAAGCCCATAGAGACATACAGCAGGAGAGCAACAACACTGGCTGGTCTAAATATCCTGAGCTGGCTGCACAGTTGATGATATCAGGATATCCAATGGAGCTGATGGATGGAGATGCAGGTCACGTGCCTTTAACGTGGATCTCCAGTCTTTTAGAGGAAGTCATCAAGAAACTGGGTGACCAGAGGGTTTTTGTGTTGTCAGTTTTAGGCCTACAAAGCAGTGGAAAATCAACAATGCTGAACACCATGTTTGGTTTGCAGTTTGCAGTAAGTGCTGGCAGGTGCACCAAAGGTGCCTTTATGCAATTGCTCAAAGTATCAGAGGAGATGCAGAAAGACTTTCAGACCGACTATGTTCTAGTGGTGGACACTGAAGGACTCTGTGCTCTTGAGTTGGAAGGTAATGCCACTCCTCACCATGACAATGAACTGGCAACATTTGTTGTTGGTCTGGGAAACTTGACATTGATCAACATCTTTGGAGAGAATCCATCTGAGATGCAGGACATTCTGCAGATTGTTGTTCAGGCTTTCATGAGGATGAAGAAAGTTCAGCTTTCTCCcagttgtgtgtttgttcacCAGAATGTTACAGATGtggcagcagcagagaaaaacaTGGATGGAAAGAGACGCCTGCAGGAAAAACTGGACCAGATGACCAAGCtagcagctgaagaggaggtTTGCGATGCAGAGTGCTTCAGTGATGTCATTGAATTTGATGTGCAAAAAGATGTGAAATACTGTGCCCAGCTATGGGAGGGCAGTCCACCCATGGCTCCTCCAAATCCAGGTTACAGTGAGAGCATCCAAGAACTAAAGAACGTCATCCTGTCTAAAGCTTCAAAGTCTGCTGGAATCACACTCTCTCAGTTCAAGACCAAAGTTCAGGACCTGTGGAACGCCCTTCTGAATGAAagctttgttttcagttttaaaaacacacttgaAATCGCAGTATACAGAAAACTTGAGGTTCAGTATGGGAACTGGACCTGGGCCCTTAGAAGCAAGATGTTGACCACTGAAGAACAGCTTCATAACAGAATTGAAAATGGAGATCTTGACAAGGTTGAGAAGACTTATCTTTTGGAGGAAACAagcaaaacatttaaagaaattagGAAAGCGATAAAAACATACTTTGAGAGTGACAAAGATAAAGAAATGTTGACTCAGTGGAGAGGACGATTTGAAATCAAAATCAGTGAGTTTTATGATGAGCAGGTGagcagattaaaaacaaaactggatgGAGTTATCCTGCAGAAGAAAGCATGTAAACAGTTGGATGATGATAAGACAGGCTTTGAGAACAAGCTGTTACAGAAGAGCAAAGAGCTCGCTCAGCAACTGAAGGATAAAGTCAGAGATGAAGAAGAGCTTAACAAACAGTTCAACTCTGTTTGGAGTGGCTGGATTACTGAATTAACAGCAGATACTAAAACAGTTGTAGACGTCAACTTGGAAGAAGATTATTGTACTATTCTTCAAGAACTCGGTTTTGAAGTGGCTTTTGTAGATGAATCAAAAAGACGTGGGAGATACAAGAAAATATCTGAGATTGGTGATTATTCAGACTACCTAAAGACAAGTGGACCAAAATTTCTGGGGACTGTGGTAGATCTTTACAAAAAATATGCTTTCAGCAGTTCTTTCTCAtttaaagaacaacaacaaatcaGATCGCTCATCGAAAAAGCTGAAAACGAGTCCCTTGTTGCACTGAAAAGCAAACCTGTAGCAACAAGAGGCTACACACCAACTTACTTGCATGAACTTGCCAAACATGTGAAAGACGAAGTCGAGGAATTTGTGTCAGAGAGGAAATTTGCTTTGAAGAAGGATTTTACAGTTGATCTCTTGCTGTATGTGTTTGACAGAGCAGAGACTTGGCTTCTCGAGTCCcacaaaaaattcaaaatgaggAATGATCCACTCACATATTTAGAAAGCAAGGAAGCACAGTTTTCCACAGTTTTTAGAAGCTTTTGCAAAGGAAATTCATCTGCTGTTGTCCTTGGAGAACTGAtctgtgaaaagctgaaagctTCCACTGTTGAGGCGCTCTACAACAGGACTGCCATTGATCTGGCTAACCAGATGAAGTGCAATTTCCCAGCATTCAGTGGCAACACTCTGGACTTGGAGAAACATATACTGAAGTCCCTCGCTGAGAAAGAAGTCTTTGATGATTTCATCACCTACATCAAAAACCCAAGGAGACATACAAAAGCTTTTATCACAGCAGCAGTAGAGAAATACATCTTCAAAGATCACAAGGATGAAGCTGCGAATTTACTTGAGAAAAATGTTCTTGACATCAACTCACTTGTTAGTCAAGCTTTATTTACTGCAACACAGAAAGTCCAAACTCAGGGAGGAGACGCAGACACGTGGCTGAAGGAGTTTTCCAGTGTGCTAAATGATAAGCTCACCCTGGATCCCATTTGTTCTCAAAACTTCAGTGACATAAACGATTTTGACTTTCTGAAGGGAGAGATAGAGAAAGGATTTGCTGCCATTATTGTGCAGATGAGCACCATGTCACTGGAAAACTTGAAGGAATCCAGACTGAAGCCTGATGAAATCCTCACAGATCAGCTGTGTAAGCGTTGCTGGGTAAAGTGTCCATTCTGTTCCGCTGTTTGTATCAACACTATTGAAGATCACAGTCCCGATGACCACAGCGTCCCTTTCCATCGACCTAATGGGATCCAAGGATGGCACTACAAAGGCACAGTGGAGTTGTGCATCACTTTCTGCACAACAAACGTTTCGAGCGAAGGCAGGTTTTACCCTCATCATGATTCAGAGGAAAGCATTCCTTATAAACAATACAGAACTGCTGGCTCAAAGTATGCCACATGGAGAATCACCCCCGATGGGTCGAGACTATCGTACTGGAAATGGTTTGTGTGCCGATTTCAAAACACACTGGAAGAGCACTATAACCTAAAATTCCAGGGCAGAGGAGAGATTCCTGATGACTGGAAAACAATCTCTAAAGAGGAAGCCATTAAAAGCCTTGATGAAATGTTCTGCTAA
- the LOC102077686 gene encoding interferon-induced very large GTPase 1 isoform X1, with amino-acid sequence MEDLEQTAEKKGGKRSCRFWRKRRKSKIFRLCCCCCCCCATDDELDESETTTKPLLNKTGEAQHLELNITSTGSESENAPAPSSTNNRVEEKVENTCEVRGKSEPRDENEDQSEKREDTATGGGESETWTPSQPLNIEKGEESEKSAAETESYTVNEDIQSKTDDTAAPAENSIIKIQASSEANKKETSDNDMSKNEEEKKSHHGQFETLLSRLHLQDKLQLKFSVEDFFQIRPPIKQHHITSEKDLAQMFLYRLTMLDYRARCILVRPDSLEMAYLNPTVSEITETDDGDLEALLRTSVDAHEKEQTPLHPMDVQMAVYHCSDSFLKQIIIAKLAQCQYALPLLVPDPVSKEIVCPLWTFRQITKSWKVTQIEPDSQIVTMKNIPVYKAQTPLVSFLRLGSLSVSKSQMMNTLLNDRHSTFFHRNCLGSTKSRHLMDGVAEIAWYCPAGKPNDAFNDCIAFCNLHGDALSLEEQREILIEKSSINIFLVETLQKNKESSSFIANLFKSKKSLICITVDDCCDVKTKNGKYIIGLKDKNQADVSEQLKKIIREVLSSPDGSNLKPFFHLETMAELSGTRVDESDPACQRGKSAALQIMNLLTKDNMDVSKIKDEFLAVQGQLWCDWCKIHKQLFHLKGEIEREKSQKQQELMRIRQKQCAASCSKLMELFIGSLSSLPPIDKEYFLKWTQILIDALSTNYLSLILRSYNTTWSEVLVLKNKHDKSDLLSRKQAELEDISKKLQSASFGLEHIFREMGQIYEAHRDIQQESNNTGWSKYPELAAQLMISGYPMELMDGDAGHVPLTWISSLLEEVIKKLGDQRVFVLSVLGLQSSGKSTMLNTMFGLQFAVSAGRCTKGAFMQLLKVSEEMQKDFQTDYVLVVDTEGLCALELEGNATPHHDNELATFVVGLGNLTLINIFGENPSEMQDILQIVVQAFMRMKKVQLSPSCVFVHQNVTDVAAAEKNMDGKRRLQEKLDQMTKLAAEEEVCDAECFSDVIEFDVQKDVKYCAQLWEGSPPMAPPNPGYSESIQELKNVILSKASKSAGITLSQFKTKVQDLWNALLNESFVFSFKNTLEIAVYRKLEVQYGNWTWALRSKMLTTEEQLHNRIENGDLDKVEKTYLLEETSKTFKEIRKAIKTYFESDKDKEMLTQWRGRFEIKISEFYDEQVSRLKTKLDGVILQKKACKQLDDDKTGFENKLLQKSKELAQQLKDKVRDEEELNKQFNSVWSGWITELTADTKTVVDVNLEEDYCTILQELGFEVAFVDESKRRGRYKKISEIGDYSDYLKTSGPKFLGTVVDLYKKYAFSSSFSFKEQQQIRSLIEKAENESLVALKSKPVATRGYTPTYLHELAKHVKDEVEEFVSERKFALKKDFTVDLLLYVFDRAETWLLESHKKFKMRNDPLTYLESKEAQFSTVFRSFCKGNSSAVVLGELICEKLKASTVEALYNRTAIDLANQMKCNFPAFSGNTLDLEKHILKSLAEKEVFDDFITYIKNPRRHTKAFITAAVEKYIFKDHKDEAANLLEKNVLDINSLVSQALFTATQKVQTQGGDADTWLKEFSSVLNDKLTLDPICSQNFSDINDFDFLKGEIEKGFAAIIVQMSTMSLENLKESRLKPDEILTDQLCKRCWVKCPFCSAVCINTIEDHSPDDHSVPFHRPNGIQGWHYKGTVELCITFCTTNVSSEGRFYPHHDSEESIPYKQYRTAGSKYATWRITPDGSRLSYWKWFVCRFQNTLEEHYNLKFQGRGEIPDDWKTISKEEAIKSLDEMFC; translated from the exons ATGGAGGACCTTGAGCAGACAGCAGAAAAGAAAGGAGGGAAAAGAAGCTGTAGattttggagaaaaagaagaaagagtaAAATCTTCCgcttgtgctgctgctgttgctgttgctgtgcTACAGACG aTGAGTTGGATGAAAGTGAAACTACAACAAag CCTTTATTGAATAAAACTGGTGAAGCTCAGCACCTAGAGCTGAACATCACGAGCACAGgaagtgaatctgaaaacgCTCCAGCACCATCTTCCACCAATAACAGAG TAGAAGAAAAAGTGGAGAACACATGTGAAGTCAGAGGAAAG AGTGAGCCACGAGACGAAAATGAGGATCAGTCAGAGAAAAGAGAAGACACCGcaacaggaggaggagaatCTGAAACCTGGACTCCATCACAACCTTTAAACATTGAGAAAG GAGAGGAGTCAGAGAAGAGCGCAGCTGAAACAGAG AGCTACACTGTGAATGAAGACATACAGTCAAAGACTGATGACACTGCAGCACCAGCAGAAAACTCTATAATCAAGATTCAAGCGTCATCTGAAGCCAATAAGAAgg AAACGTCAGATAATGACATGAGTAAAAATGAAGAGGAG AAGAAGTCACACCATGGACAATTTGAGACACTGCTCAGCAGACTTCATCTTCAAGACAAACTCCAACTCAAGTTTTCAGTAGaagatttttttcaaatacGCCCACCTATAAAACAGCACCACATCACATCTGAGAAAGATCTAGCTCAGATGTTTCTCTACAGACTGACGATGTTAGACTACAGGGCCAGATGTATTCTTGTAAGACCAGACAGTCTTGAGATGGCCTATTTAAATCCCACAGTTTCTGAAATCACTGAGACAGATGACGGTGATTTGGAGGCTTTATTGAGAACAAGCGTAGACGCACATGAGAAAGAACAGACTCCTCTGCATCCAATGGATGTTCAGATGGCAGTATATCACTGCTCAGACAGCTTCCTTAAACAGATCATAATTGCAAAGCTCGCTCAGTGTCAGTATGCCTTACCTTTGCTTGTTCCTGACCCAGTATCAAAGGAGATTGTGTGTCCTTTGTGGACATTCAGACAAATAACAAAAAGCTGGAAGGTAACTCAAATCGAGCCTGACTCACAAATTGTCACCATGAAGAATATCCCAGTCTACAAAGCTCAGACACCCTTGGTGTCATTTCTCCGCCTGGGCTCTTTGTCAGTGTCTAAATCTCAGATGATGAACACTTTGCTCAACGATCGTcacagcaccttcttccacagaaACTGCCTAGGAAGCACCAAGTCTCGCCATCTGATGGATGGTGTGGCAGAGATTGCCTGGTACTGTCCTGCTGGAAAACCCAATGATGCCTTCAATGACTGCATTGCCTTTTGTAATCTTCATGGTGACGCGCTGTCACTTGAAGAACAGCGTGAAATATTGATTGAAAAATCCTCCATCAATATTTTTCTTGTTGAAActctgcagaaaaacaaagaaagtagTTCTTTCATAGCAAATCTTTTTAAGTCCAAGAAGTCGCTCATTTGCATCACTGTTGATGATTGCTGTGATGTTAAgacaaaaaatggaaaatacatTATCGGGCTCAAAGATAAAAACCAAGCGGATGTAtctgaacagctgaaaaagatCATTAGAGAAGTTTTATCTTCTCCAGATGGATCCAACTTGAAGCCATTTTTCCATCTTGAAACCATGGCTGAGCTCTCTGGAACCAGAGTGGATGAAAGTGACCCAGCCTGTCAAAGAGGGAAATCTGCTGCTTTGCAAATAATGAATCTGCTCACAAAAGACAACATGGATGTCTCAAAGATCAAAGATGAATTTCTTGCTGTTCAAGGGCAGCTCTGGTGTGACTGGTGCAAAATacacaaacagctgtttcaTCTTAAAGGAGAAATTGAAAGGGAGAAAAGTCAAAAGCAACAAGAACTGATGAGAATCCGTCAGAAACAATGTGCTGCTTCCTGCAGTAAACTGATGGAGCTGTTCATTGGAAGCCTCTCATCATTGCCACCAATAGACAAAGAATATTTCCTAAAATGGACTCAGATCTTAATAGATGCGCTCTCCACAAATTATCTTTCTTTGATTCTCAGAAGTTACAATACAACATGGTCTGAGGTCTTggttttgaaaaacaaacacgaCAAATCAGATTTGTTATCGAGGAAACAAGCTGAGCTCGAAGACATCTCCAAAAAACTGCAGTCTGCTTCTTTTGGCTTGGAGCACATCTTCAGGGAAATGGGACAGATCTATGAAGCCCATAGAGACATACAGCAGGAGAGCAACAACACTGGCTGGTCTAAATATCCTGAGCTGGCTGCACAGTTGATGATATCAGGATATCCAATGGAGCTGATGGATGGAGATGCAGGTCACGTGCCTTTAACGTGGATCTCCAGTCTTTTAGAGGAAGTCATCAAGAAACTGGGTGACCAGAGGGTTTTTGTGTTGTCAGTTTTAGGCCTACAAAGCAGTGGAAAATCAACAATGCTGAACACCATGTTTGGTTTGCAGTTTGCAGTAAGTGCTGGCAGGTGCACCAAAGGTGCCTTTATGCAATTGCTCAAAGTATCAGAGGAGATGCAGAAAGACTTTCAGACCGACTATGTTCTAGTGGTGGACACTGAAGGACTCTGTGCTCTTGAGTTGGAAGGTAATGCCACTCCTCACCATGACAATGAACTGGCAACATTTGTTGTTGGTCTGGGAAACTTGACATTGATCAACATCTTTGGAGAGAATCCATCTGAGATGCAGGACATTCTGCAGATTGTTGTTCAGGCTTTCATGAGGATGAAGAAAGTTCAGCTTTCTCCcagttgtgtgtttgttcacCAGAATGTTACAGATGtggcagcagcagagaaaaacaTGGATGGAAAGAGACGCCTGCAGGAAAAACTGGACCAGATGACCAAGCtagcagctgaagaggaggtTTGCGATGCAGAGTGCTTCAGTGATGTCATTGAATTTGATGTGCAAAAAGATGTGAAATACTGTGCCCAGCTATGGGAGGGCAGTCCACCCATGGCTCCTCCAAATCCAGGTTACAGTGAGAGCATCCAAGAACTAAAGAACGTCATCCTGTCTAAAGCTTCAAAGTCTGCTGGAATCACACTCTCTCAGTTCAAGACCAAAGTTCAGGACCTGTGGAACGCCCTTCTGAATGAAagctttgttttcagttttaaaaacacacttgaAATCGCAGTATACAGAAAACTTGAGGTTCAGTATGGGAACTGGACCTGGGCCCTTAGAAGCAAGATGTTGACCACTGAAGAACAGCTTCATAACAGAATTGAAAATGGAGATCTTGACAAGGTTGAGAAGACTTATCTTTTGGAGGAAACAagcaaaacatttaaagaaattagGAAAGCGATAAAAACATACTTTGAGAGTGACAAAGATAAAGAAATGTTGACTCAGTGGAGAGGACGATTTGAAATCAAAATCAGTGAGTTTTATGATGAGCAGGTGagcagattaaaaacaaaactggatgGAGTTATCCTGCAGAAGAAAGCATGTAAACAGTTGGATGATGATAAGACAGGCTTTGAGAACAAGCTGTTACAGAAGAGCAAAGAGCTCGCTCAGCAACTGAAGGATAAAGTCAGAGATGAAGAAGAGCTTAACAAACAGTTCAACTCTGTTTGGAGTGGCTGGATTACTGAATTAACAGCAGATACTAAAACAGTTGTAGACGTCAACTTGGAAGAAGATTATTGTACTATTCTTCAAGAACTCGGTTTTGAAGTGGCTTTTGTAGATGAATCAAAAAGACGTGGGAGATACAAGAAAATATCTGAGATTGGTGATTATTCAGACTACCTAAAGACAAGTGGACCAAAATTTCTGGGGACTGTGGTAGATCTTTACAAAAAATATGCTTTCAGCAGTTCTTTCTCAtttaaagaacaacaacaaatcaGATCGCTCATCGAAAAAGCTGAAAACGAGTCCCTTGTTGCACTGAAAAGCAAACCTGTAGCAACAAGAGGCTACACACCAACTTACTTGCATGAACTTGCCAAACATGTGAAAGACGAAGTCGAGGAATTTGTGTCAGAGAGGAAATTTGCTTTGAAGAAGGATTTTACAGTTGATCTCTTGCTGTATGTGTTTGACAGAGCAGAGACTTGGCTTCTCGAGTCCcacaaaaaattcaaaatgaggAATGATCCACTCACATATTTAGAAAGCAAGGAAGCACAGTTTTCCACAGTTTTTAGAAGCTTTTGCAAAGGAAATTCATCTGCTGTTGTCCTTGGAGAACTGAtctgtgaaaagctgaaagctTCCACTGTTGAGGCGCTCTACAACAGGACTGCCATTGATCTGGCTAACCAGATGAAGTGCAATTTCCCAGCATTCAGTGGCAACACTCTGGACTTGGAGAAACATATACTGAAGTCCCTCGCTGAGAAAGAAGTCTTTGATGATTTCATCACCTACATCAAAAACCCAAGGAGACATACAAAAGCTTTTATCACAGCAGCAGTAGAGAAATACATCTTCAAAGATCACAAGGATGAAGCTGCGAATTTACTTGAGAAAAATGTTCTTGACATCAACTCACTTGTTAGTCAAGCTTTATTTACTGCAACACAGAAAGTCCAAACTCAGGGAGGAGACGCAGACACGTGGCTGAAGGAGTTTTCCAGTGTGCTAAATGATAAGCTCACCCTGGATCCCATTTGTTCTCAAAACTTCAGTGACATAAACGATTTTGACTTTCTGAAGGGAGAGATAGAGAAAGGATTTGCTGCCATTATTGTGCAGATGAGCACCATGTCACTGGAAAACTTGAAGGAATCCAGACTGAAGCCTGATGAAATCCTCACAGATCAGCTGTGTAAGCGTTGCTGGGTAAAGTGTCCATTCTGTTCCGCTGTTTGTATCAACACTATTGAAGATCACAGTCCCGATGACCACAGCGTCCCTTTCCATCGACCTAATGGGATCCAAGGATGGCACTACAAAGGCACAGTGGAGTTGTGCATCACTTTCTGCACAACAAACGTTTCGAGCGAAGGCAGGTTTTACCCTCATCATGATTCAGAGGAAAGCATTCCTTATAAACAATACAGAACTGCTGGCTCAAAGTATGCCACATGGAGAATCACCCCCGATGGGTCGAGACTATCGTACTGGAAATGGTTTGTGTGCCGATTTCAAAACACACTGGAAGAGCACTATAACCTAAAATTCCAGGGCAGAGGAGAGATTCCTGATGACTGGAAAACAATCTCTAAAGAGGAAGCCATTAAAAGCCTTGATGAAATGTTCTGCTAA